The stretch of DNA taaaccctaaaccctaaaccctaaaccctaaaccctaaaccctaaaccctaaaccctaaaccctaaacctaaaccctaaaccctaaaccctaaaccctaaaccctaaaccctaaaccctaaaccctaaaaccctaaaccctaaaccctaaaccctaaaccctaaaccctaaaaccctaaaccctaaaccctaaaccctaaaccctaaaccctaaaccctaaaccctaaaccctaaaccctaaaaccctaaaccctaaaccctaaaccctaaaccctaaaccctaaaccctaaaccctaaaccctaaaccctaaaccctaaaccctaaaccctaaaccctaaaccctaaaccctaaaccctaaaccctaaaccctaaaccctaaaccctaaaccctaaaaaaccctaaaccctaaaccctaaaccctaaaccctaaaccctaaaccctaaaccctaaaccctaaaccctaaaccctaaaccctaaaccctaaaccctaaaccctaaaccctaaaccctaaaccctaaaccctaaaccctaaaccctaaaaccctaaaccctaaaccctaaaccctaaaccctaaaccctaaaccctaaaaccctaaaccctaaaccctaaaccctaaaccctaaaccctaaaccctaaaccctaaaccctaaaccctaaaccctaaaaccctaaaccctaaaccctaacccAGAGACGTTGATGCATCCCTTCATGATTGGCTCTAGCGAGTGTTCGAGCACTGGTGGTGTGGTGGAGAGGAAATTTGTGTGGGCGCCCTACTTGTTGTGTAGTGAGCATGGTTCGATGTCGCTGGGTACGAGTTATTACGATGCCACaggacggcgaaggccaTGGCATCCAAAACAGGCCTACGACAGGCAGTGCTGTGCTGGAATGGAAGcagggggggaaggaggcggGGGAAAGGGGTTACGGCGTACATGGCTTCCCGTGCTGTGTCTCTCAATATGCCTTCGCATATTGTCATTAGTTTGCGGTGTTGCCTTTCTACCATTCCTCGTTCAGTTAGCTGGAACCGTTGTGGAAGCATGAGGAATAGGCAGCCATGAAGAATCTCCTTTCCTGCGGACGCTTCCGCCGCACACACCCCCGCTATGTTTGGCCCTCTGTGCGTGCACGCTCTCACATATAGTGGGCAGAGCTGGGTATGCCGTCTGAAATCAACGACACGTCAGCACTGACATGCGTCGTCAGAAAATTCGTGCGTCGCAAGTATCAGTACAACAGAGCTGCTATCGTTCAGCGGGTGCAGTCACGGGGACTTGAGATCGAAGGATTCGAAAATGCGTCAGCGCGGCCTGGAACATTCCAGgcggcaaaaaaaaaaaaacactaACAGAAGCTGACTGCGAAATTCTATGGCTACAGCCAAGCTGGGGCAAAACAGATAATTCCGAGATGTTTTCAGCACTAtaaggaagaagagacgacggTATCACCAACAAGGTCACGAAGGGACAAGTAAGTAAACAGGTACTCATCTGCTCACATTTTAGGTTCCATTTCGTTAGTTTTGGGTCTGGAATTCGCCATGCGGCCTCTAAGACTCAAGAGCCTTGGGGCGCCATACTCCCCAAACCCGCAGatgctttcttctcgcctgccCCAGTTGCCCCTCCGTCCAACGCAACTCCGTCGATGTGGATCCCTTCGCTGGCGGGGCAAGACGCGCCCGGCGAGTCAACCGAGGGCAGGGCCTCCTCGGCATCCCCTGAATTGGATGATACGCCTTGTGTCGTCGGCAAGGCACTTTCACCAGAAGTGTCGCCGGGAGCCGAGTGCGAACCGTCTCCCCCACCCTCCTCGTCTTTGGTTGCTTCGCGAGGGCGGCCCGCCGAACCTATCTTCTGCTCCAGGCGGACTGCTTGCACAAGGTCTTGCAgtgtcgccgctgccgtctgGCAAACGCACCGAAAAAACGAAAGCAGGTCTTGCTGGTTCAGTCGTTCCATACCCCCCTCCCGACCCGTCCTGTTTCAAACCTGTTTCGCAACGTGAGTCAATCCGGCAGCAAGAAAGCTTACGGATCAAAGCATTTACAACGAGAGGGCCATCAGCATTCTCCTCCACAAATCAGCCAGTCCAAAAAATATGAACGGCGCTCCGATACTCACGGATAGATGTACAAACGGATGGAGCACACGTCCTACATGCCCCGTCAGGCGGAGACCTTAGCTTATATCACACAGAGCAGCTCGCACTCAACTGGAGGTGCACCCAGTGCCTCTCGCATCTGCTGCTCTCCTGTAAGGCACAGCTAGCGGGCTGTGACGCCAAATGCCGCTATGCGTTTTCACAGCGCGCAGAAACGTACGTGGAGAGCCGAGCCTTTGAAAAACAAGTAAgctgcgccgtcttcttcagctcgcgcagccgctgttTTTATCTCATCTGCGTGTACAAGTACGGATGAGACACGCAGTCGTGCAGCACTGATAGAAAAAACTTCGTCGAGTTCCACGCCTCCGACAGCGACACGGGAAATCGGGGGCCGTGATGTCTGACGGCGAGCACGGCCTGAGTAGCTCACAATGCAGTCAGCGCAACCCGGGCGCACCCCGCTGCCATGCGTTGGGTGTTTCAGAGCTTTTTCCTCCCGACAAATAATCACAGGGAAGAATTCGGCATCTCCGTACAAGATGGAGCCGAGCGGGCTCCGCCGTGGTCGCGGTTACCTGTTTCCACGCGACGAGCCTCTGGGTGCACGACGTATACAAACGAGATATCCGGATGATCCATGTCGTCAACAGCCCTGCAAAACTCGTCGAGCTGTCTCAAAGACAGAATACCGCCTCGGCTATGGGGGATCTCCTTGGCCTCTGTTGTGTCGGCTGCCACTCCCAGCTGAACTTCTTCATgatttccttcttctccgcgcacGACCAAACACACGACCCCCGCGCCGGAGTCGGCACagctctgcaggcggagaagaagctccTCAGAATTCGTCTGCACCAACAAACGTGACACAAGGCGGATGAAAGTACGGGTATGAGGTGCCGTGAAACCGTCTGTCGTGCACGAATCTGCAGACcgtttgttccctatctacaCAGAGTGCACTTGGTTTTTCACGCGTGGCTGTTGGTCTCATTGAAACCCTACCGTATTCCAAGGAACCTCCGAAAGCCAGAACCTCTCGTTTGAGCTTGTTCGTTTTCGAATGAACGCCTGATGGGATACTCTATCGACGAAGGAACCGTACCCCACGACAAAGCCAAAATAAGCtacgccgcaggcgaacaGTATGGCTTCGATATCAAGTGGATATCGAGAATTCCACTGTGGTGAAGGCAGAGCAGTCCCCCATTCCAGCTGCTATTGCAAACAAAAAAcccagaaggcgaaggaagcaAGCGGACTCCCGAAAAAGAAGGGGAGACTATCCCGCACGCAAGTCTCACGAAACAGAGCCCACGTGGAAGTGCGCCCCTCTGTACCTCTTCCACTTTCGGGTGCAAAGCCGCCACTATGCAGGTatctgccgccgccttcggcggAGCCACGCCTGTCTTCTTTCGCTTGCTCATGAGTCCCATAATAGTCTCCGTGTGCATCTCGTCGAGCAGTTGCTTCTGTAGTATACACAGCGAGATGGAAACCAGACACATTAAAACAAAGCTTGTCTGCAAGTTTGACGACCTGCGCGCAAGCCGTGTGGCTGACGTGCCTCGCCGCTAGGGTGGATCATGAAGTATGTGTCCGTGGGCGTTTGCCCCGCAACTGCCCTCCTGGCCTGACCTGGCCAAACACGCGCTTCGAGACAAACAGAGGCATCCAGGAAAACTACGTGGAGCGGCGTCAGTCGATGAACGTGACCCATGCACGCATCCTGGGCGCGCGTCACCCCTAACCAGTCCTGAGGCGTTGTACTGGCTGAAAGCGTCGACACATGCTGTTAGTGCAGCAAAACCGGCTGGGCCTGCGAGTATCCTTGACCTCTGTGCCCTACGCCGTCGCAGTACTCTCTGCTCCATAAACGAACAGAGGTGTAGAGACTTCCCCGCAACTCGACCGAGTTgctcccccccttccccccccccccgccccccccccccccgccgggTTGAACCAGTTCACCAGCTTCTCACCTTGAGTTTGAATTGAGGCCGGCGTGAGAAGACTGCCACCGCGTGGAGAAGCATCTTGGATGACAATCTTGCATGCTCTCCCTTTGCCAgcacttcctcctctgccttcctGTTGCATTCCTGCAGCTGTCTCgtgagaggcgaggcgggagagagcgactcTAAAGAAACGAAGAACAAAAAGCGACGGTGTGGCACTGGCAGTTTTCCGCCGTACGCCGTTTTAAACAAGCTCAGGCCGCAGGGAAAAACAGTTTCTCGAGCGCAAAATCTGTCACGGAGAAGTCGCAATTGCGCTGCGGGACGCTGCATCACACTACCACCCGGCATAGGGGGGGCGGTGGGAGGGAGGCAGATCAAGAAGCAGCTTTCCTCCAATCGAGCACACTAGGGGGGCATGCGGGTGAGAACTGGCAGCATACTCGGCCTTTCTAACAACGGGAACGACGAGGACAGACGAGGCGGTGCGGTGCCCCGCACACAGAAGGCCTACTGCGCACGCTGGACAGGGGCACTCACCAGAGTCAGTGTTGCCCAGAACCTCCTTGAAGCGAGCATGCTTGGCCTTGTGGATCTGTTCTAGAACGACAAGAATGTTGTCTTCCGTGAGTCCCTCTGGCAACGTTGCTCCTGGGAGCAGCGGAAGCACTCCATCAACCGCGTCTCTATACATAGCCTTCAAACCGTCCAAGTAGAGACCGATGGTGTCATTCTGCAACCCGTCATTGCCGAGGGATATCCACACGCAGCAAGCTGTttgcacgcgcatgcagggatCCTTGTGCATGTTCCATTAGAAACCCCTTCGTGATTCATTCACCTAGCCAACGCGTTCCAGGCGTGCCATAACAACCTATCAAGGGATGGACATGCGCTACAACAGAGTTGACAGGACTGCGAAGTAAGGGGTTTGAGAGCTCGGCAGTGACGGAACAAAAAGCAGTTTAACGCACTCTCCGCGGCCTGGATCTCCCGCGGAGCTACCGTAAGCACAGCATGCCGTGCCCTGAAATGCCAACCCCCACCCCGAGTACACTTTCGAAGCAGCAGTAGCTTTGACGTATGAGAAAGACCGAAGGCATGGATGAATCTCAACTGGAGAGAACGAAACATGACGGGTCGCTGTACCGCCAACTCCAGTCTCCGAGAGCCAGCACAGGGATCAAACACGCCCTTGCGGCCGCGGGAGCGGGAGAGAAACAACTTCGCACCTTTTCTCTAtacgcgccgcatgcgcgttcGAGAGATTCTTTCGAAAGTCGCCGCCTGGCGAGTACCGCAGACTCTGCAGCGTTAAGCCGCTCTCGGAACATCTGCTGCATAAGCATGGCTTCCACCTGTGAGCACCAAAAAAAGACAGGAGATCAACTTGCTACAAAAGGTGTTCTTCAAAAGTGatccgcaggcgaaggaaggCGGCCTGTAGACATCTGACGGTATGAGCTGCGGAGTTCGGACAGGCTAAGGGCAGAAGACAGGTGCTCCATCAGCTACAACAACCCGTGTCGTTCCACAGACGCTTCATCTCGAGCGGTATTCGACAGCGCGCGAGGATAGAAAAAAGATGAGAAACCAAAGAACTCCAGAAGGAGGTAATGGCAGCGCTGCGAACTCACCCTGCAGCACCTGTCGGTCAGGCAGCGCCCTGACGCTCACCTGTTCCCGCGGGACGGGCTTTTGGAAACCCTGGTCTTGCATAGCGCTGATTACGCTTCTTGACACCCTATACGGACATTTTCATGCCACGAAAAAAAATGATGGGCTCGCATCAGCTGCGGAGTTCTTAGACCGCAGCAGGGTCCGCACGTGCCAGGTCGCGGCTCACGGGAATATCCTGGAGCGCGTGCAACAACGGTCAGTTTATGGCGTCGCCCCTCCGTCGAAAGCAGATGGCATGCACACTGAAGACGTGAGAGCGCCGAGGATCCTCTCCATGTCAAAGTTCTCCAGCAGTTCATCGTAGCCGATTCCGACAGGCGTGCCCCTCCAAGCGGCGACCGAGGCAGATGGCCTCTCAAAACACCCGGCTGTGCctcccgcaggccgcgctcaCCACAGGCTTCACACGTAACATGAGTAcaccaatatatatgtacacgtatgtatttatatatatgtatatttgtatCTAAAAATCCCTAAATCGGTCCAGGAGGTGCCGTTCCACTCGTTGATTTCTGCGTGGCTGCGTCCGTCGCTAGGCAAACTCCAAAAACACACGGAGGTAGTTCAGCAAATAGCACGGTCGCTGTGGCGCATATCTGAAGGTGGCATGCATGGACGACATGCTTTTTCCCGAGGCACTGACACAGAAACCTCGCGGCTTCCCTCCACACCGGCATGCTCAAGGAACGCCCAAAGATGTAGTAGATACACCAGATCAGTGCGGCATGTGCCTCCTGGAGTGTCCTGACGGAACTGTATAACTGCAAACCTGTTCAACTACGCGTTGATTCGGCAGCAAAGAGACTCACTGAGCGAGCTCTGTGAAGACTGCATGGAACTCCTCGCAGATCTCCTTCATAGCGGCCTCGGTTTCTTTCTCAGAGATCTCGCATGAACCCGACTGGCCGCCTGCTTTGGCAGTCCACCCATCCCGACTCGTCAGCCACCAcaccgcggcagctgctgtggCGACAGTAACTGCAGAGAGCAGCTGTGTGCGTCGCTCCGTTGAAAGTGAGGCTCCCATGTTGACCGTGGTTCCAAAAGAAAACGACTTTGGATATGCTTTCGAGGGCGGACGGCAACAAGGCCGGAAGTATCGCCTCCAGGGGTTCGACCACAGTGACTCCACTTGGCCTTCAGTCCTTGCACAATGATTCCACAATTCTCTCTTGTGACTGCGGAGACGAAACCTGCCTGTATCGAGAATGACAACCCGTCTCCTCCGGTGCTGCGCAAGATGCATCCGTCGCAGATTAGAAATGTCACCTAGCGTTCGCACGCGGCAAAACCTTGCTCATCTACACGCCAAAGCTTGAAGTGTTGAAGGCGACATCACCCGAATACATAAATCGTGGCGTTGGCAAGTCACCGAGGCACTGCAACATCAATCAATCGCGCCTGATTGTACTTGTCTCGCGGTTACTCACCGCATTAAGTCTCTTTAGACATCCCCGTCGTCGACGACCGACGGTTTTCCTGGACACACGGTTCGTGGTAGTCCAGGTGATATCCATATGCCAATAGCACATGAAGACTAAAAGACACAGGGGCTTATTCTTGAAGACTCAGCATAACTATGCTCGAAATACGGGCCATTGGAAGCCACGTGCCAAGAATGCACACTGGTGATTCTTAGAGACAAGCCGCATGTGTTCGAAACACCGTTTCGGGAAGAGTGGGTGTTAATGTGGATTATGCATTTTCCGCTGAAAGTCAGTGCAAATGCATTGAATTTCAAGGCTAGAGGTCATTATGCGGATTACCAGGGTACCATTTCCTAGAGGAGTGTGGGAACTAGCATGCAGTGCGTGGCTGATACTGTCATTCATGAACGGCAGGTTACGTTTTCCTGCCTTGACTCTCTTTCTGTTTTCTAAAAGGGTCCCTGCAATGAACTTGACAGAGTCTGCAGTCATCGTGCGAAATAAATGGTAGAGCAAGCGGTTGTCATGAGGGCTGTTTCGTCTGCCAGGTGCCAAAAGTGTATCCCTAAGAAGCGGAGCAGCACACGGCACGCGGATGAGCGGTTCCGTAGCAGAAGGGTGGAATTGCAAAGGAAGCTTGCGTGCCGGCACAGCTCTCGAAAAGGCAGGTATTTCAACGAGCGTGCAACAAAGCTACAGCCTGTTAGTAACGAGTGCTCAACCCGCATGGACTGCTACATACAGCTAACCATGTTACTCCTTCGTCTTTCTACTGGGGAAACGCTGTCTATAAGCATGCATTTCGTTTTCCCCCATTCCGGAAACCCGTGATAACTCAGAAGCATCCAAGCATTTTAACCAAGTTATCCCTACGCAATTGAGTCATGCCCATAGCATGCCCACCGTCACACGTCCCTTTCAGCGGATCGGCCGGCAGCTAAGATCTCTCATGAAAATGGATAAAGCGACCCGCGACAACAGCTTCACGACAATAGCAAAGAAGCATCTGCCTCCGCCGAAAAAACGCGGCCACGCGCTGTGACAGTGGTGCGCCTGAACTGGGAAGAGCAACCGCGCGGTCACGGCCGCCTGTGGTCTTCCGTAGGAATGATTGCTCGTTGAATGAGTTACGGGGCTTCTGGGGCCTGAAAGTGGGACAGCAGAGTCGCAGCAGAAAGTGGAAACTGCTCGAGTGGCTTAGAGGGAGCCCAGGaacggagacgcgcccggCACAGACCTCTGTTGATTTAGTTTAAACATAGAACTAATCCAGTCGTAGCATGACCATCCATTTCTCGCATGGGACCAAAATGTGTTTC from Besnoitia besnoiti strain Bb-Ger1 chromosome V, whole genome shotgun sequence encodes:
- a CDS encoding hypothetical protein (encoded by transcript BESB_058290), with translation MGASLSTERRTQLLSAVTVATAAAAVWWLTSRDGWTAKAGGQSGSCEISEKETEAAMKEICEEFHAVFTELAQVSRSVISAMQDQGFQKPVPREQVEAMLMQQMFRERLNAAESAVLARRRLSKESLERACGAYREKNDTIGLYLDGLKAMYRDAVDGVLPLLPGATLPEGLTEDNILVVLEQIHKAKHARFKEVLGNTDSESLSPASPLTRQLQECNRKAEEEVLAKGEHARLSSKMLLHAVAVFSRRPQFKLKKQLLDEMHTETIMGLMSKRKKTGVAPPKAAADTCIVAALHPKVEETNSEELLLRLQSCADSGAGVVCLVVRGEEGNHEEVQLGVAADTTEAKEIPHSRGGILSLRQLDEFCRAVDDMDHPDISFVYVVHPEARRVETDEIKTAAARAEEDGAAYLFFKGSALHTAAATLQDLVQAVRLEQKIGSAGRPREATKDEEGGGDGSHSAPGDTSGESALPTTQGVSSNSGDAEEALPSVDSPGASCPASEGIHIDGVALDGGATGAGEKKASAGLGSMAPQGS